The Sabethes cyaneus chromosome 1, idSabCyanKW18_F2, whole genome shotgun sequence DNA segment TGAATCTACGGCTGATGGGTAATCCCTGTCTACCGGAACAATTCGATTACAATTAGCTTCCTAAGCTTCATCGATCAAACGATTGTTATCAGTTATCACATCGACACGGACTACCGAAATGCGCTCGCAATTAACCACCTTGTCAAGTGGTGAAACCTTAAAACTACAGCCCCAAGTTCTTTCGTCCTCTGTGCAATAGAAGTCACTTGGTTGGAAGAATTTATTAAGTACTTACTACAGTTGTGTTACcggaaattttaaaaaaaaaacaatttttttgtacCCATTCTTCAATTTAATTCATAAAAACTGGTTCTAGTAACTTAACCTAACCTAGAAGAGAAAAAATTGGCAAACCAAAGCTTATTTTCGAAGTACATAAAATGTACTTTAGATAATTTTTTTCCTACATATTTTTAGCAGCAGTCCTGCTGGATCAGGGGCCAACTCAAGCTTGAAAAGCAGTGAATGTAATTGCACACACAATGGAACACCTTTTGCTCTCCCAGTGCACGTACATTTTATATAgtaaatataactttttttttgcgctATTCACTTTTCTTATGCTTCCATGCTAGAACAACCTGTCGTTTTTTCGTTACATCACTTTTCTGCTTGTGCTATTTCGGTTCGCTCCGCTGTGTTTTTCACTTTTAATTATTACGAAATACTATCACGTaatttgatggaattaggtGCTGCTGTTTCTCGATTGTACTTTTTTGCTGCTctttttttcctgattttcccAAGTGAGAACCACAAAAGGTTCGAAATGTAACTGTCTGGTAGTGTGTGATTATGTCCACAAATTAGCTCACAAACTAAAGGGCGTTTGGTTTGTCCTACAGGCAGACTGGTGGATGTTATGTTAACATCATTAGTTTACCAGTTTTGAAACATATTTTAGGCAAGTTCTGTattggaaaatttccaaaacaaTGTCATTCAAAATGTAACGAAACTTCAAAGAACTATCAGTATTCCTTTTGATTCGGCTTTCTGatttatttaattaattaaacGCTTAGTTTTTTCTTTAATGCATCTACTATCGCCAAAATTTCTTGGAGGTGCATGTAAAAAATGTGCTGttgaaaatgtcaaattgtttAGTCCATTGAtatcctttttgagttcgaAATTTTCTTGATATTCCCAGGTTTAATTGTTACTCAGTAATTAGCCTTAGTTACTCTGGAAGTGCTTTAAGTGAATAGATCCCGCGAGTGCGCATACACCAATACTATTATTATTGTTCCATAAATGGTCTCTGTAGACTTTCACCTTAAACAAATCTACTATATATcaataattgaaattatttcAAGACCATTGGTTACTATCACGGTACTCAGgaatttaaaaattatataggAAATGGGTCGAAAAGTCTTAGTATTTCCCAAAACGaaaagccttgggtataaaaCTGTCTTTTAAGACATTATCGTTGTTTATCGTccgacttcgcagtcggttattagagtacatgacaattacagggctagtgcaacgactcTATTGACTCTACTTAGCAGCACCGCCgagtcgaaattcgaacatactacGACTGTTTTGTTAGAACAGCAGCGTACCTCTAGGCCAATTGGGAggctataaatataaataaggTACGGGACccgcctatttgccttttctttcgccaatgaAAATACTTCACCGacttacaattttaatatgttataactattttctcaagactgtaagtaatctactatttcgTATTCAAAGAACgacaaaaccacctgttcttccactagaactaggccataggccgaaaaaatagatgcaatcgcttaatgggccgaaaataccctcccgtgccctaggtatttattttaaattcatCAGACTTACAGTTTCAGGCACGCTTAACCACGTGCTCGTCGTTGACTGCCATATATCTTACACCTCGGTGAATTGCGCGCCTTCAGCGGGTACGGTGAAAGCGCCGTCTGTAGAAACCTGGTCAAACACAAAAAAAGCTTAGTGTCCACAGCCACACATTTCGTAGCGCCACACCTTTTATTTAAAGCTCCGCATTTTATCGGTTCCACTCGACAGGCACCTTTACGCCGCAAGTGTCGGGTAGACGAAACTGTATGTTTACTTCCGCACCCAATCCAATAAAACCAGCAGGCACAGATTAGAGATGGCAAACATcgataatatcgatattttcgaGGCATCgatattgctaattgcaaggaaaattgtccaatcgaTAAGTGCGGAATCGCTCATAAACTATTATTTGcaacttttttgtttattttatttaaacagttttggcaaccatCGGACTGTCATATTTTaactaaaatgttaaaaatttcgcgaaatggttcacagccttagaatTGGATAGACCTTTAAAAAGGGATTTCTGACTGTCTGTCTCTCAGTgtgtgtgttccttatagaatccaaaactactgaaccgatcggcgtgaaaatttgcatgtagaggtttttggggccggggaaggttcttatgatggttagagacccctccccccactaaaagggttcccatacaaaggaaacacaaatttctgcataactcgagaactaatcatgcaaatggaaccaaatttggcatgtgagggtttttggagacaagaattttttgtatgatgaattaggacccctccccttttttgaagtgggggctcccatacaaatgaaatacaaatttcctcataactcgagaactaatcaaacaaatggaaccaaatttggcaagtaggtgtttttggaggcattttTTTACTACGGTGAGTTGAAACccctcctctttaggaggggaattataatcCCTCCCTCCTTCaagagggagggggggctcctatacaaatgaaatacctcTTAACGGTTTTTCTAACGGGaaggtttttgaaattttttttctatggtgaattaggacccctctccactaaTGGAGGGAGGGGAGgaggtctcccatacaaatgaaatacgaatttcctcataactcgagaactaatcgagcaagtggaaccaaatttggcatgtgggtgtttttggaggcaagaagtttttctatgataaattagaaAGAGGTAAGCGGTGGGGGGGCTGCTCCCCGCAGAAATcccctctgtctaggtttatttgttttcctaggtctactgacctctattactttccttcagctgGGTTCGAACGAACGACAGCCAGTAACCCCAGTAACacacttggttttaaataagaattgacaacAGATTTAAAACGAACCGAATTGCTGACCTTTCGTTTACACATACTTAGTTACGACCGAATTAAGACTGCaacagcgcaagaaacgagctaaaatgtaacatgtttgtgaaatatttcaaagtgacgcctatgcgttgcCTGGTTTTTCTACTACCAACAGAAAAGTTTAATCGCGCTGTTGACAGgaatttttttctgatatttccctgaagttatacatttacaagcaaaataatgacagtcatttttcgcaagataaaatggctaaagtatatttcggtaattcatcaattactcaaagcaacattgtagccttcaaataacccaaactaaagtgcgattttaaatttatcgtgaactttgccattttacttccgaaaaattgatgcgTTCAAGATatacttttataagcaaaagtttaatggaatcgaaataaatatcatttttgaacaatctgacaaaacaTATGTTAATCTCTTTGAAAACCGGTGGGATATTCTATGTTAATTATGTTATATGCCCCTTGTATACATAAAATCATTctacgacacaaaaataatgatctatTTCATTACATTGTGGCGCAGTCATTGACCATGTTTATACAAGATTGCGTTcaaatgagcacaccgatagccgaaaaattcgaaaccaacGGAGAGCTTTACTGTATGCATTTTGTTTTGCGTTAGCttacaactgattcacagttaatttttatttgtaaaagaacttAAATTGCGCTCAAAAAATAGTCGGAAAACTCATAAATTGGAGCatttaagctcaataaaattttgcaatGTTGCGAAAATATGTCAACTTTATTGATCTACGCTGTAGTCATAGTCATTGCTTCGCCCGCTGGTCAATCACAGagaactaaatcttgatgtcgctgccatcgctgctatgtaactccagcacaaagaaatattgataaaggtacatggatattttttaatgcgtttggcaaactatttctggagggcgctatcgacagattttacacacaaaaaatcgattacttccttcgagcctgttaatctgtgctctgtgctattcatatgcgtataatttttatgtgtatttctgggaggattgtgtttatatgcgatacatcagcgtttcccaaatgggggttcgagaacccccaggggttcgccaaaactttagatcactgcagaatagtatagggaaatccgccagggggttcgcgaaccgagAAAGGTTGGGAAACCCTGCGGTACATGATAAccatatggaatttcatatgtaAATCTACTATTAATTACGTgctgaatattttgagtgtacttcactgtaaggaaaaatttgaaagttgtatattaaactatccATGTTTTCATAGATActaaactgccaaaatgaatcaattagggttgaactcctcagaaacttgcgaaacttgagattgtgacaaaggtcattcgagattcacgatttatgcacaacacagtttaatttgtgggaatacgaagtttgtcgggtcagctatgTTCCGTGGAATTGcgcgaattacgacgcatattttCCCAATTAAACAAGCCAATTGactttttgaagcattatatGGTATATTGAGGGTAACTAATCTATATGTTgtaagtaaatcaatagtttatgtttCAACATTTCAGGTCTTAATCTTCTTAAtcttccctgcctatacgaaacacCTTACTTTACTCATTTGGAGCCTCGATTTGACgattcgattggtgttttatgccacggtctttgcgcgtctgtattTTATATACCGTCTGTAGTTGAAACCCGTGGCACAGCAAACAGACATAActgttggaagaaaaatcaacaaaaattatcatacctcacatttagcctgaacactagcaccatctatgatcgacattcccaaatattaaatagcaacaggagtatccctcgaactagcaagtatttttttatggggaattccccttctttcgtcaaaaagcgccactttgaccaaaacggagacattcctaaCTAagtccaaatttgaaatgacggtttaatcggtacgaagaatggaaaacgagtgttatgtctgtttgtcgcaactacgtcgcacgaggtgcgctgtgatcgcacattgatgcgctatatgCGCTGTGCACGTGTGATGTAGTTGCGGCACAAAGAACCAGAATAAAACCAAATGTCGCACGTcggttattacggttttcaataGCAATATTACAGCGACATAAATGcaatttaaagaaaattttctcaCGTTTAgctaccagttgttcaaattaaaaactaaccccgttagtttgcatgaggaatcgttcaaacgaacgggggtccactgtatagtagctccagcaaccgattcatgcaaaactGATGGGTTAAAGTGCATTATTTGCTTCGCCGTAATAGGCGGAAGAGAGGtgacacaaagagaatctctcattgtcacttagatcgaaatgaaaaagtacccgagtaaTGCTGTTTTTATCATTAATGTATACCGAATTAGTTAAGAACGATTACTTGGAAATTGCTGATTTGTAGCTGTGTTGTTTTCTATTGACAAACGACGGTGCATGATCGGTTGTTAATTTATTGACTAAAACTCGGTACAACAGAACAGTTTTACTAGTGgatcaaaaatatttcaaatttaagGCTTCTCTTGTCAAAATGTACATAGTTTgtcttaaaaaaatattgatactCATATTTCAAGCCATGTTGGTACCGATCGATAATATCGATAGTCAATTTTATCGATATTATTCCCAACCCTGCAGACACTTGCGGCTTCAAACCAAACTGTCAAAGCGTTCGTAAACCGCCGGCACTCGGCTGTCATTTCGTTTCGTTTAGATGTTTATAGTGTTGGTGAGCCGGCATCTGGCATTTTCTTTCTTCCTGCTTGCATTGCTGCTGTGTTGGTCTCTGGATCTGGACGAAACGAAACCGAACGCGAATTGAGCCAAACCGTGCGTGCTGCTGTGCTTGGTTCTACTACTGTGATTAGTTATCGAGGTCGAAGATTGGCACTTTCCCGTTTTTTCGCGGCTTTTTGGATCCAAAATCGTCAGCCCCATAGTTGCAGCAGGGTGCCGAGAAACCACCATTCCACGCAGAACAAGGACGCAACTAGACATCATCCGTGGGAATTGAATTCttgagagaagaaaaaaaaacatggcaGAACCAAGCAAGGACGAACTTCGCAAAGAAATTGCTGGTGAgtagtttgataaatttatttttattttatagtaGGTACCAATAATGTAGCGGGCAAAAAAGTCTGGTTAGGAATGTTTAATACGGTGGTCCTAATTATGAAAATGGTGACTTGGGGGGCTCGGGTGCAGCGCACCATTTCTGATCGTAAATGGTGGCTTGTGAGTGTGTGTTTTAATGATTGAATATAGGTAGTTAGGAACGAAAGCGTCGGTAGTTTCTTGATACGCATTGATTTCATGAGCGTATTGAGAAAACAATCCTTTCCTGTGCTTGTGTCGTAAAAGATAATGATAAGTTTCAGTTTATCGGAGTAGGCACTTGTTATGGAAAATGTTCTTTATTAAGATAACTTGCCGGAAAGGTACTAAACTCTATTGAATACGGTGCCTCtgcatttttgttatttgtctTTCAAGAATCTATCTAGTCTTGAAAACAAATACCTAAAtgccaaattttcaaaaaaaaacaaatttttaaacatTCAATGGCTCTTaatatatttcatttatttagTGGTTTTCAATTGCTATTTGTTTAACTAGGAAAGGTTATTTTTAATTCGCTGTTTACGAAGTTTTTGAAGTATATGTACCTAATAAGTTATCATAGTCAAATATGAGAGTCATTAGGAAATGACGTTTCACTTCCAATTTTGTTAGCAATCAACATATGCCAAACCAAATAAAAATGCGTgtgtaaaaatatatttaagtaTGCAAGGTATTGCATTCATATTCAATTGATTATAATCAAGTAACGATGCGGTCATGTTCATGATTAAGCTTCTGCATGAATGCATTCACTACTCCAGTTGACAGTCAATGAAACATTGTTTTCATCGCAGAAGGCGGGGAAAATGTCTTAGAAATTACAAGCTTGTTAATAGGCAAAGAAATAGGGAAAAAATATCAACTATCCAGCTCAAAACTTGCATTTGTCTATCTTCGTTTTGCAGTAATTCTCAAGGATGCCAACCTGGAGGAAACAGCCGCCAAGAAGGTGCGCCTTCAGCTGGAAGCCAATCTGAACTGCGATCTATCCACCCGGAAGAAGGAAGTCGACGATCTGGTAATGGAGTATGTTAACGCACAGGACGAGTCCGGagaggaggaggaggaagaagacgacgaagaagaagaagaggaggaGAAACCGGTTAAGAAAGTCGAGAAAAAGCCAGCCGGCAGGCCCAAGAAAAAGAAGAGCGAggatgaagatgaagatgacGATGACTCGGATGACAATGCCGGCAAGAAGAAGGGTAAACGCGGTGCACCGGCTAAACGTGGACCAGCAAAGAAGAAGAAGCGTGGATCGGACAGCGACGAAGATTCAGATGGATCCGGAGAATCGGATGATGATTACAAGCCGAACAAGGTACCGAAAGGGGCTGCCAAGAAAGGTCCGACTACCGGCCGAAAAAGCACCGGTTTCACTCGGCCTTACACCCTGTCACCGGAACTGGCCGCCATCTGCGGTGCAGATTCTCTTCCCCGACATGAAGTGGTCAAGAAGGTTTGGGCCATCATCAAGGAGCGGAATCTGTATGACCCGAAGAACAAGCAGTTCGCCATCTGCGACTCTGAGCTGCAGAAAGTCATCGGTGTCAAGCGGTTCCGTACGTTCGGTATGCTCAAATATTTGAAACCGCATTTCCTGAACTAATCGTAAGCAAATAGTGGCGCAAAAGTATGTACGTACCATTCTCAACTTTTAGTTGTCTCTATCTTATAACTGTTTGCCGACTGCGGGAAGGCCACTTCCAGTAAGCCACTCACTACTAATATTACATAATGGACAAATGTGTGTTTTATGCAAGACAAACTTATTCCGTAGATTTCGTTCCCGAAAGCAAATCAAAAATGGGAGGTAAACTCGAAGCTAAGGCATCGTCCTGGTTTTTCGGAAGTTATTGTATGAAACTAATAGTTGTGAAAAATAGAATCTAGGCGCATGATGAAAGCAGCATATTTTCGAATTCACctaaacaaatattaaaaaatacgaacaaGTAATAGTTATATTAACATGCACTACAATGACCCGATGGTGATTCTATCGAGGCaacatgattaaattttattttattttttccgcATTTTCGACGGAATGAATCGAAAATGGGATacaattggttttattttatcaaaactATGGTAGCACCTAGAAATATAAAACGCAAGAGTTCATATGATTGTGGTAAGAGCAAAAATAAGTTTCTACAaataaaagtaatcaaaatacaGAAATCTGTAATCATCGGGTCGAAAGGTTCAGCTACTAAAACTTTATTCGAAATTCTGGCGTGTTTGTACCAAGATAACACAAATTACTTTCATTTTACCCATTTAAATTCTATGCTTTAAAATTGggagttttctctgttttcaaaCATTTAACTTTTATTGCTCAATTTATAATAGAAGTTTGACAAGTTTAGGCTTTAAAGTTGACCTTTTTCCATAtatgttataaatatttttatcaaaaaccTGTCAACCTGAGTAGTTTCACAGTTCGATTGGTACAACAAAAGTGAATCGTCGTATGatagaatctcgactgggaaaaTCATACCCAATGGGATTGCAGCAATAGCCGCAATTGGTGCCTCTGCTTACGAGTCCATCCAActccttttggcccttcttacAACATATACGTGAAAGTTGTTCGATGAACAATTTCGAATATTACAGTCATGCTTCTTGCATACATAGGTAAatccttgaagtgatggtggcatacatacatactgccGTCCGACTGCCATTATAACTTGGTTCAATACGCGGATTCCCGATATCTCAGACCGCTGGCGGTTGCGAGGTAGTCAAAACTACGTATTATGGGCGTTTGGGATGAAGATGACTGACTCAAAAATCAAGACGTTGACTCGGATACGGACGAGAAGAAGTTAGCGACGATTTGTCGAAGCATCGAAAAGAATAATTACAGTTTGGTTCAGCGAGCAGCTCACCCAGTTAGTTCTgagtgtctgatagcagatttccctactcgttaaaaaaaaaaaaaacgggcgGTGCTGctttagagtcagtaggattgttgcactaaccccgttattgtcctgtactctaataaccggttgcgaagCCCGttaataaagaaggatcaatTCTTCagggacgtttatacccatgacttTCCTTTGCTTTTCAGGCGCAAATACGGTAAAAGAGGTGTGGGACTGCCCGCAGAAAGCGTTCGAGGACAACGATCCTGCTGACCTCAGTAAAACTCGATGAGTGCACGACTCGGTAGAGAACTACCTAGACGAGCTGGTGAGCTTGAGCGAAGCCGGTTTTGAGGTCAATCATCAATGGTTGGCTTCGTTACTGATGAAAAAACTTCG contains these protein-coding regions:
- the LOC128742976 gene encoding uncharacterized protein LOC128742976, whose amino-acid sequence is MAEPSKDELRKEIAVILKDANLEETAAKKVRLQLEANLNCDLSTRKKEVDDLVMEYVNAQDESGEEEEEEDDEEEEEEEKPVKKVEKKPAGRPKKKKSEDEDEDDDDSDDNAGKKKGKRGAPAKRGPAKKKKRGSDSDEDSDGSGESDDDYKPNKVPKGAAKKGPTTGRKSTGFTRPYTLSPELAAICGADSLPRHEVVKKVWAIIKERNLYDPKNKQFAICDSELQKVIGVKRFRTFGMLKYLKPHFLN